The sequence CAACACCGACTGTAAAATGTTGACCCGTCAATCATAATCTTCACATAATGACACATATCAGGATAGCAGTACTGCCAAACATACTATTCCCTGGAACGAGGCCAATGACAAATTCCGTAAACTAGTTAGCTTGTTGACATGACGTCGCAGATAAGCTAAAAtttcaaaacaacaaatttATATGAGAGAATATGATAAGACAAAATCCGAGCCATCGATTGTatttgacaaaacaaaatacgTTTGCTATGGTAACCGTGCTAAACGTGTGGTCAGGGTATTGAAAAGCTACCATGTATCCAGGAAGTAGACGGAGCCCATAGCTTACCTCCCCTGCGAAGCGGAGAAAACCACGGTTGGATTTCATCCGGTCCACTCAGTTCCGAGATAAATAAAGTCGGGGAAATCGGGGACCCGTTTTTTCGCTTAGTCGTCCATCTTGGCTGCCGTTGGGGGTTAtggtaaaatataaaaaataaagttgggGGAAAGTAGACAGCTAGTGTCCACTTCCGAAGAGGGGGCTGGGGGAAGAGAGAAGGAAACAAGCCCCGCCTACCTCTTGGCCCAATCCAAGAGGATAATAAACAAAACCCACTGTGAGATAGATTCATTCTACCACAAGTTTcagcattttgatttatttttaaaagtatttagcCAACTTCCAATCGCATTAACATTTGAGGAATACGCGCGCACAGTCGAACGTAAATCCATGAGATGCGTTATGACGGTGTGCTTGACTGATTATCTGTTATAAAACATTCataacgttttgttttgttttaaataggtTTTATTTGTATATGTTGAGGACGTATGTTTCTACAATAGACTCCATTGTATCTTTTGCGGTGTAGACAACTGATCTTTTTAGTTGGGACTGTCCGCACAAACCACAGTAATAAAATTTGACTGAGAAGCTGCAGTTCTACCCCAAACCCTTACGTAATGCCGTCGTTTGCGTCAGGAGCCTGTCAGCTCATGAGCCAATCAAAGAAGCTGATTTTGGGCGGACTATTTGAACGTGACAAAGTAGAGCTCGTTGATTGGGTAACAGAAACGTCAATCTGAAGACAGTCATCTTTTGTTCAATGTCGGTGTATTTCGATTCCAGTTTTTGTTTTCGTCGAGGTGATATACTTATATTATCACGCAGTATTGTACTGTTAATGATTGTTATTAAGTAAGCCAAAAATAAAACCGTGATGCCAGTCAGAACGTACGTATTATGTTTGAATGCTTGAGCCGCTACAACCGGAGGCAATTTCTATTCTTACACCAATGCCATGATTGGTTCACCTCCCATGACGTAATGGGTGGGCGTATATGTTAGCGACATCAACAAAAGAGAGAAAATAGAAAGGAGACGGACTGCAGGAAACCCAGAAGGAAGACATCAACTGAATACAACAGATATGTGGATCTAATTTGCCTTAACAGGTAGGATTACCTCTATTAATTTATTGGGATTATTCAGATAACACGGATCGCGCGATTTATTAATTCTGTTTCCTAATCAACTGAGAAATAAATGACTGAGGAAAGTGAGCGAATGGCAATTTTACATtggctaaataaaaaagtaaataatcgAATGATCATCAAATATGCATTTGGTCTTTTTCCCGATCAATTTATCACCGCAATTTATGTGAGATAATTTACCGTTTCAAAAACAAGTTAAATATATAGTTTTGTCTACATGGAATATGGCCATTCAGTATTTAGTGCTTCTTATGTTTGTTTGGATTAAATAGTTAGcagttaaatattaatttacCATCAGTTTGCAAGCTCTGACAACAATCTGTGTTTTCAAATGGATCTTGTTGGTATCCATGGGATCTTGTTCTGTCCAAGAAACTATTTCTTCCACAGTAATTCAGAAAACACACACCAATATATGGTATATTAATTGCACTATTGTGCCCTAATGTTGAaaacgtttgttttgttgtcgatGATTGTGCAGTAGTAGCATGTTTTGCAGTTTGAGGAATAGAAAAACAGCCCCTCCCCCGCTCCTAAGGGAGGATTTAAAACGGTAGCTAGCTGCAGTCAACGACGGATTCAGCTCCCTCGTTTGCCAtctattaaataaacaaaacggaactAAACAGAGTGGCGTTTTTTATGTGTGTTGTGTTGcaccaataaacaaacaaaaccgtcCAAAAGATGTTTTTTGGTCTGAGCCTCAGAAGGCGTTCACTAAAGGGAAATTTGACACCAGAGTACAGCTGGGGGAAGTGGGCCGGGCTGGGAGctgtgtgtctctctctcttctgAAAGCAGGTCAACAATCTGGACCAGTATGGGGATACATATCAGTGGCAACACCGTACGCCAATAAGAATTACATAAAAGTTTTTGCTTGTGTAGGGAGAAGACGAGAGTGCCAGCTGAGACATGGATGCCTTCAAACTGATGAAGGAGCTGCGGGCAAACTATGAGCTGGAGGTCTATTATCTCCCTAAGGAGACAGGCCTGAGTCTCATTGAGTCCACTAATCAGGTGAGTCCAGCCAGCAGGTTTTCCCCAACTTTTATTCACCCAAGGCAAGTGGAATTAAGATGTAATTGTTCTGCTAGCCACTATACAttgctggcatagatagatgaacaaaatTAGTTATTTACAATTGGACAATTTCCTGCAGTATGAAATGTATGTGCCACACTTGTGTTCATGTTCTAGAATGACGGGCGGATCTCAGCCAAGTGTAGAGATGCCAAAGTGGAGGACTTGTGGAGCCTGACCAGCTTCTTTGGCTACACCACACAGACCTTCGTCCTGGCTGTTAACCTGCTTGACAGATTCTTGGCCATGATGAGGGTACATGATGCTCCTATTTTGCCcgttgcagtttaaaaaaaacaaatcaacttTTTGATGTCACTGTAATAAAACCCAGTATTCTGTTTCAGATCCAACCGAAGCACTTGTCCTGCGTCAGCCTGAGCTGCCTCCACATGGCCGCCAAAGTGACGGAAGAGGAGTGCAACCTGGCGTCCACGGACGAGCTCATCCGCATCGGGCAGTGCCGCTTCAGCGTGTCCGACCTCGGCCGCATGGAGAAGATCATCACGGAGAAGCTCGACTTCAAGTCCAAATCTCTCACAGCCTTGACCTTTCTGCACTTGTACCATCAGATTGCGCTCTCTCACTCCACAGAGCGGTAAGAAGGTTACTTAATTATGTATTCTTTTCTTTGATAGAGCAAACTCACTAAATTTCACGCAGGAAAGCTGAAgtcaagattcaaacccagaagcTGAGAATGTGAAGCAGACACGCTTAACACGATTGTACTGTGTTGTCCTAGATAGACAAactcaaataaaaacagaagtgCTGCCACTCTGCACTAACCAACCACTGTATTACATActgaataaacaaaaacaacagtttTTAACGCCATAgtagtgtttcaaatattttatgaacatgcttgacatattttccCCTCTTCACATTTGAGCCATACTGCCGCTGCAGACGTGCCGTCTGCAAATTCAACATtcggtcaacattttttttttctggcagcatTTACAAaacctctttgtttttgtttggcggTGCTTTTCCACAGCGCTCTGTGTTGTTTGCGTGAGCGCTGAGCAGAACCGCTCGCTTTGGGCCAGCAGTCAACTATCAGACAGCTGCGTCTGGCTGAAGCGCTGATAAGATTTATTGCTGACTGCCGCTGACACCAATATACTTGCATAACCGGTTGTGGgtcatgtttgtgttttgcaaCACGCCGTTCCATACGTGAAATAGTTGATCAGTGTTTTAATCACTTATTCGAATATAATTGCATAAATATGCACCTTTCTTTCATCTCAAACTGACGTTGACGCTGATGATTTTTGTGAACAGGAAGGAGACGTTGAGCCTGGAGAAGCTGGAGGCTCAGCTCAAAGCCTGCCTGTGTCGGATCTCCTTCTCCAAAGCTAAGGTAGGAGGTCAACTTGCATGACAGCAGCCTAATAATAAGTTCGAAAACGAGCTCCGTCCAGCATGAGAACAAATGACACCACAATTTTTTCACCTTTCTACACTTCTTCCGCTTTTCTAGCCGTCCGTCCTCGCCTTGTCCCTCCTGAGACAGCATATTGAAACTATTCAGTCAGACGACATGTTGGAAATAGCCCGTCACATCCAGAGACACCTGAAGGTAAACAAAACACGGCACAACTTTAGTGCACAACAGCttaacagacaaaaacaaaactattgatTGTAGTTATTTTCATCACTATCCCACCGGATAAATCACATGGTACTATTGACTTCTTGTGAGGACTATAGCATCCATTTCAATTTCATTGCCCTATGACGGGTTTGTCCACTGTGATAAGCTTTTACATAAGCAAAGTGAGTTGTTGGGATCATATAACTTGGTGCGCTCACCGGAGACTTGTATCAGTGAGTTGCAACCCTCCGTACAAATTAAGCATGTGTTCATTTTTAACCAGGCTCCCAGCCAATAACCATTAATTGTCCTGTCCGTGGTGGTATCTGTTTATGtaagacaggggtgtccaaactttttcatttgagggccacatacagaaaatcagaaggacgcaagcgccacataatgttatgaagagaaattgtgtttagtcctaaaaattgtacaaataatttatttgtaatatggcagtaaggttattatcgttttggaaattttcattttagtttttattttgttttgagttttgtttttttaaatttagttagttttaattagttttcagggtggttctgttttttttttttttttttaaattagttttagttctttaataaatgcttagttttatttttgttagtttcagtattagttttttgcttcttttttttcttttcttttatttttttatgtgtattacttgtgcgcaatatctaaaaaacaccatgggcgcaacatcattattccctttttatatcaaaataaatctactaaaatcacatttaaaatcatccccaaaggctcatgcattaaattaattaccaaagacaaaaacgaaggacatttttgctataattatagttagttttattttagttagttttgtaaacataaaatgtaggttcagtttattagtttatgagttagtttattttttcgtgaacaaaattgttttgaatttgttttttcgatagttttagtaaactaaaataacctttaatagcgcctgtgtttttcgacaccctcccttcttactttgaccatctccaaacatttttgtttttattgtatttgaactgagtcaaatgccatttttagcatatgtcgcgggccactaaaaaattgaCGGCggaccgcaaatggcccccgggccgtagtttggacacccctggtgtaagaTGTAATGCTAATTTTGCAAAAAGGCGAACTGTAAAAAAGGTAGAGTGAAGTATTAGCAGACTGATTGactagcaaccagtccagggtgtcccccgtctactgcccaaagccagatgtgataggctccagcacccccgcgacccttgtgaggaataagcggtcaagaagatggatggatggatggatggatggaaaaaaaaaaagtgaaactttaATGTGTGTTTAGtgaaattttatgtttacaaaactaactaactataattatagcaaaaatgtccttcattttcgtctttggtaattaatttaatgcatgagcctttggggatgattttaagtaaatttattttaatatgaactggaataaggacatttgaaagtgtgtcacacaggagtgacgtcatctagcagcagccaatagaaaagcaccttcagatgacgtcgctctcatggtgtttttaaatattccgcacaagtaatacacatttgaagaaaaaaaaaaaaacaacctaaaactaatactgaaactaactaaaactaacagaaccaccttgaaaacgaattaaaactaccggtaactatatttataaaacaaaactcaaaatgaaataaaaaacaactaaaacgcAAAATTCCAAAACCATAATAACCCTGCTACCAACTACTAAATTGGCTTATATACTGTATTGCTTTTCTGGATTTGAAAAGAAGCAAAAATAGTTTCTTCCAGTTCAGTGCAGGAGagggtctagtctagtctagtctagtctagtgtgATACAGGGCCGTGACCATCCTAAACTAGTTgccttaatacattttaaataacagAAAGCTGTCACATAgcagtttttcaaaaataactaaTTATATAGCATAAATTATATATAAGCGCTTGCTTGACTGATTTTAATGTGgttaataaagtaaaattgAAGAATCTTGCAGTGGCACTCAAACCAAAACATTTGGACATCCCTGTTGTAAAGAACATTATGTCACTCCAAGTTAGGTTCAAAGAGGTCTTAACCCACCTACTTGTTAACCTTGTGACCTCAAAAAAGAAACCAGTTTCCGTATACAGTTGCACATTTGGAAGCTTGAGTGTGTACATATTTACTGTCAGCGACGGGCCAAGGGGGGCAAACCAGTTTAATCGGTCTGCTGCCTGTTTGGTTTCAGATTGCAGAGAGTGAACTCCTGTTGTGGCGCGGTCAAGTTGCTCAGTGTTTGTCGGACTACGCCTCGCCGGAGTGCAGCAAGCCCAATCATAGGAAATTGCAGTGGATTGTGTCTCGCCGGACCGCCCAGAACTTGCACAGCAGCTACCGTAGTGTGCCCGAACTGCCCACCATCCCCGAGTGCTGCTGGGATGAGAGCGAGAGGTGAGAATTCGAACGGTCTCAGGTTCACAACctcaaaaaaaggggggaaaaaaacgaatgTGAGGAGAatatgtagggaaaaaaaagaagttaaattATGTTTATGCAAGCAATATCAAATTTAAAGggaccccactagtctaaacattgcattctgattaacattgtgtttgtggacTATGAGTTTAGCAGGAAaacccacctgtttttatccatctcagggccattttgtcacttgctgtcggctgaaaatgtcatcacagtAGCTCAACTACAAACTCTGACTCATTTTAACAAATTATACTACATTCGTCCCAAAACATATATCGGGGTTTGCTTATTACGGATTCAGTGGAtcatggattttatttatttatgtatttatttattttgtatagcACAGTACAGTTACTGAACTGCATGtcagctagggatgtaacgataacggcaatatcgtgatatcgcgatattaaaactaccacaatatatCTGCggtgtcatgtcacgatattaaatgtaacgataagtgcgatatcgtgatattaaaactgccacaatatcgtcg comes from Festucalex cinctus isolate MCC-2025b chromosome 15, RoL_Fcin_1.0, whole genome shotgun sequence and encodes:
- the ccng2 gene encoding cyclin-G2, whose amino-acid sequence is MDAFKLMKELRANYELEVYYLPKETGLSLIESTNQNDGRISAKCRDAKVEDLWSLTSFFGYTTQTFVLAVNLLDRFLAMMRIQPKHLSCVSLSCLHMAAKVTEEECNLASTDELIRIGQCRFSVSDLGRMEKIITEKLDFKSKSLTALTFLHLYHQIALSHSTERKETLSLEKLEAQLKACLCRISFSKAKPSVLALSLLRQHIETIQSDDMLEIARHIQRHLKIAESELLLWRGQVAQCLSDYASPECSKPNHRKLQWIVSRRTAQNLHSSYRSVPELPTIPECCWDESESEDSCEDTMSSGEESLSSSLGSDGEGPFFPAHLRDHKRRQYLNA